In Aestuariibius sp. HNIBRBA575, a genomic segment contains:
- a CDS encoding polysaccharide biosynthesis/export family protein, whose translation MTRLFTTFFAGLLMLLPVAALAYQIQPGDQLQIEVVEDNALNRVLLVLPDGTINFPGAGSIRASGMTAEGLRVRITDRIAGDFASRPTVYVSVAQLAPPPAPVAPEPDEPQLVYIMGEVEGPGAMPVEEGITLLQAIAQAGGFTRFAATKRVELRRVDSETETERVFLFDYKNRTGISGATRLTAGDVIVVPERRLFE comes from the coding sequence ATGACCAGATTATTCACCACCTTCTTTGCGGGTCTTTTGATGCTGTTGCCAGTCGCAGCACTGGCCTATCAAATCCAACCCGGCGACCAATTGCAGATCGAAGTTGTCGAAGACAACGCTCTGAACCGGGTGTTGCTGGTGCTGCCTGACGGGACCATCAATTTCCCCGGTGCCGGGTCCATCCGCGCCTCTGGCATGACCGCCGAAGGTCTGCGCGTGCGCATCACCGACCGGATTGCCGGTGATTTTGCATCCCGGCCCACCGTTTATGTCAGCGTCGCCCAATTGGCGCCGCCCCCCGCCCCGGTGGCCCCTGAACCCGACGAACCACAACTGGTCTATATCATGGGCGAAGTCGAAGGCCCCGGTGCCATGCCCGTCGAAGAAGGCATCACACTGCTACAGGCCATCGCCCAAGCCGGGGGGTTCACCCGCTTTGCCGCCACCAAACGGGTCGAACTGCGCCGCGTGGACAGCGAAACGGAAACCGAACGGGTGTTCTTGTTTGACTACAAAAACCGCACGGGTATTTCCGGCGCGACCCGCCTGACGGCCGGGGACGTGATCGTGGTGCCTGAACGCCGCCTGTTTGAATAA
- a CDS encoding tetratricopeptide repeat protein: protein MTRIFLVLTLALGLAACKSAEERAAEHFETAQELLAQGDESRALVELRNALLRDPTLRDARLMFAEILMEQGRTRDAFGQYVQIIESIPQDLEANRALATLAFESGAWEEAAKYAGTITSIDDQDVPALAILAALDYRKAVLDNDLARQADATRRATALIAQDPTLLSVHRILITSALRDNRPNDSLDQAELGLEHHPQDRDLNLAKLQSLNLLGMGPEVETQLLHMTTLFPEDQDVQRMLMDFYVRAGRIDDALSWLRGRIDPDSDIADNRLIYLRILGEAKSSQVMLAELTDMLNQTPLPTDIEANLLDFIMIKTGASFAHGDQDAAMAELEQSIDGMEPSEDVNQIRVQLARMRDAVGNNVGARALIEQVLDHDAGQVEALKMRSLWLISDDKTAEAIRNLREALANSPNDSETVSLLASAYRREGRIELMAEMLSRAVEMSNRGPNETLRYTAYLNEQQEYVSSESLLLDSLRQNPSNLQLLVALTRVHLAMEDIGRVQQDIDAIRQGFPGAEGEAVANELQAQLLSQTQQTDALSAFLQSLAGQSEGQYNAEIAIIRDLIRNGQLPDATDRAMQLAQTYPDEPAVLLLRAQIIRANGDQETGVAQIRDVTATHPEFEGGWGALYAALRQNNDLPGATDVLTQARAALPDSRALALMQAGLHEETEDFDAAIALYEMLYERNGDDLLVTNNLASLLSTSRSDPASLDRAWLLARRLRGSQVPALLDTFGWIALQRGEVNDALEALDIAAAALPEEPVVWYHLGRALAADSQKTAAAQAYETAQNLLEQGARAYPELGQELEQAVADLAR, encoded by the coding sequence TTGACCCGCATTTTTCTTGTCCTGACACTGGCCCTTGGATTGGCTGCATGTAAATCCGCCGAGGAACGCGCCGCAGAACATTTCGAAACGGCGCAAGAATTATTGGCCCAAGGGGATGAATCCCGCGCTTTGGTGGAATTGCGTAACGCGTTGCTGCGTGACCCGACATTACGGGATGCGCGGCTGATGTTTGCCGAAATTCTGATGGAACAGGGCCGCACACGGGATGCGTTTGGGCAATATGTTCAGATCATCGAATCCATCCCACAGGACCTAGAGGCAAACCGCGCTCTGGCGACGCTCGCCTTTGAAAGTGGCGCATGGGAAGAAGCCGCCAAATATGCCGGGACGATCACATCGATTGATGATCAGGATGTGCCGGCCTTGGCGATTCTCGCGGCGCTGGATTATCGCAAAGCGGTTCTGGACAATGATCTGGCCCGTCAGGCCGATGCCACACGTCGCGCCACGGCCCTGATCGCACAGGACCCGACATTGCTGTCTGTGCACCGGATTTTGATCACCAGTGCCCTGCGGGACAACCGCCCGAATGACAGTCTGGATCAGGCCGAGCTGGGGCTGGAACATCACCCTCAGGACCGCGATCTGAATCTGGCCAAGCTGCAATCGCTGAACCTGCTGGGCATGGGCCCTGAGGTCGAAACCCAGCTGCTGCATATGACCACCCTGTTTCCCGAAGATCAGGACGTACAGCGGATGTTGATGGATTTTTACGTGCGGGCCGGACGTATTGACGACGCTTTGTCATGGCTTCGCGGCCGCATTGATCCCGACAGTGACATTGCCGATAACCGGCTGATCTATCTGCGCATTCTGGGCGAGGCCAAATCCAGTCAGGTGATGCTGGCGGAACTGACCGACATGCTGAACCAAACGCCGTTGCCCACAGACATAGAAGCGAACCTGCTGGATTTTATTATGATCAAAACCGGGGCCAGTTTTGCCCATGGGGATCAGGACGCGGCCATGGCTGAACTAGAGCAATCCATCGATGGGATGGAACCGTCCGAAGATGTAAACCAAATCCGGGTGCAACTGGCCCGGATGCGCGACGCTGTGGGCAATAATGTCGGCGCACGCGCGTTGATCGAACAGGTACTGGACCATGATGCGGGGCAGGTCGAGGCGTTGAAGATGCGGTCGCTCTGGCTGATCAGCGACGACAAAACCGCCGAAGCGATCCGCAACCTGCGCGAAGCTTTGGCCAATTCACCCAATGATTCAGAAACCGTATCGTTGCTGGCTTCGGCCTATCGCCGCGAGGGACGGATTGAATTGATGGCGGAAATGCTGTCGCGCGCTGTAGAAATGTCCAATCGCGGCCCCAATGAAACCCTGCGCTATACCGCCTATCTGAATGAACAACAGGAATATGTGTCGTCCGAATCGCTGTTGCTGGATTCCCTGCGTCAGAACCCCAGCAATCTGCAATTGCTGGTGGCCCTGACCCGTGTGCACCTAGCAATGGAAGACATCGGTCGTGTCCAGCAGGATATTGACGCCATCCGTCAGGGCTTTCCGGGGGCCGAAGGCGAAGCGGTGGCCAATGAGCTACAGGCGCAACTGCTGTCACAGACCCAACAGACCGACGCGCTGAGTGCGTTCCTGCAATCCCTGGCTGGCCAATCCGAAGGCCAGTATAATGCAGAAATCGCCATTATCCGCGATCTGATCCGCAACGGCCAACTGCCTGATGCCACCGATCGCGCCATGCAATTGGCCCAGACCTATCCCGATGAACCCGCAGTATTGTTGCTGCGGGCCCAGATCATCCGGGCCAATGGCGATCAGGAAACCGGCGTGGCCCAGATCCGTGATGTGACCGCCACCCATCCTGAATTCGAAGGCGGCTGGGGCGCGCTTTATGCGGCTTTGCGTCAGAACAACGATCTGCCCGGTGCCACCGATGTCCTGACCCAAGCCCGCGCCGCATTGCCCGACAGCCGGGCTTTGGCGTTGATGCAGGCCGGGTTGCACGAAGAAACCGAAGACTTCGACGCCGCCATTGCGCTTTATGAGATGCTCTATGAACGCAATGGGGATGATTTGCTGGTGACCAACAATCTGGCCAGCCTGCTGTCCACCAGCCGTAGTGATCCCGCCAGTCTGGACCGGGCCTGGCTGCTGGCACGCCGTCTGCGCGGCTCTCAGGTGCCTGCTTTGCTGGATACATTTGGCTGGATCGCCCTGCAGCGTGGCGAAGTCAACGACGCGCTTGAGGCGCTGGATATCGCGGCCGCGGCCCTGCCCGAAGAGCCCGTCGTCTGGTATCATCTGGGGCGGGCGCTGGCAGCAGATAGTCAGAAAACCGCCGCCGCACAGGCCTATGAAACGGCACAGAACCTGCTGGAACAGGGCGCGCGCGCCTATCCCGAACTGGGGCAGGAACTGGAACAGGCCGTCGCGGATCTGGCGCGCTAA
- a CDS encoding ExeA family protein yields MASERLYLEHFGFSERPFTLLPDPDLLFWSSQHRKAFDVMQYGLFTRSPVTLLTGEIGAGKTTLVQTLLRQMDDGVTVGLISNAQGGRHDLLRWVLRAFDLPLEPHADYVTVFHAFQDFMLAEYAAGRRVLLIVDEAQNLSQEGLEEVRMLTNINSGKDELLQLLLVGQPELRDTVRHPNMRQLAQRITAAIHLQALTADETSDYIHHRLTNVGGTGTEIAASAIAMIHEHAGGIPRILNQLCDLALLYAWGQDQTSATAEDVQSVMESDVFLRSTDQETRP; encoded by the coding sequence ATGGCGTCAGAGCGACTTTATCTGGAACATTTCGGATTTTCCGAGAGACCCTTTACTCTATTGCCCGACCCGGATTTGTTGTTTTGGTCGTCTCAGCACCGCAAAGCATTTGATGTGATGCAATACGGATTGTTCACGCGATCCCCGGTCACATTGCTGACGGGGGAAATTGGTGCGGGCAAAACCACGCTGGTTCAGACCCTGTTGCGTCAGATGGATGACGGGGTCACGGTGGGTTTGATTTCCAATGCGCAGGGCGGGCGGCATGATCTGCTGCGCTGGGTGCTCAGGGCGTTTGATCTGCCGCTGGAACCTCATGCGGATTACGTGACTGTGTTTCACGCCTTTCAGGATTTTATGCTGGCCGAATATGCGGCCGGGCGGCGGGTGCTGCTGATCGTCGACGAAGCCCAGAACCTGTCCCAAGAGGGGCTCGAAGAGGTGCGGATGCTGACCAATATCAATTCCGGCAAAGATGAATTGCTGCAATTGCTGTTGGTGGGCCAGCCCGAATTGCGCGACACGGTGCGCCATCCCAATATGCGCCAACTGGCCCAGCGGATTACCGCGGCCATCCATCTACAGGCGCTGACGGCAGATGAAACCAGCGATTACATCCATCACCGGCTGACCAATGTGGGCGGCACCGGTACGGAAATCGCCGCCAGTGCCATTGCCATGATCCACGAACATGCGGGCGGCATTCCCCGTATTCTCAATCAACTTTGTGATTTGGCTTTGCTTTATGCTTGGGGGCAGGATCAGACCAGCGCCACCGCCGAGGATGTCCAGAGCGTGATGGAATCGGATGTCTTTCTGCGCAGTACAGATCAGGAGACGCGGCCATGA